In Strongyloides ratti genome assembly S_ratti_ED321, scaffold srae_chrx_scaffold0000002, a single window of DNA contains:
- a CDS encoding Major facilitator superfamily domain, general substrate transporter and Acetyl-coenzyme A transporter 1 family-containing protein, translating into MDINKDNTSNDDRLKNDYVEDCKTITVPTNNWKDSIKSGSINLHDNNDQMSDVCSNLPSRLPSITLKDKTTTNSQISLSDSKSNNNSLSKNNISIHNNHHDMAKIEGNHHIKCNIKDLEINEMSFDVTSANSHGSTPLLPQEKEKDLCRQSSMSEEYFLKRVRRKDVNDEGLFLSYHSSLRKPRTTEGIMAFEFSSDNPSVAVNTPFIIPFYDSDSGQEELREDSSCLSHFCTNIRGDESSLALLLVLYFLQGIPLGIISCIPYMLSERNVSFTDQSFFSFSSYPFSAKLLWAPIVDAFYIRKIGRRKTWLIPVQFLISVYLLVLSFYISDLIPDDSTKSMTVSIKILTLLFLPLNFLAATQDIAVDGWALTMLSRKNVGYASTCNVIGQHAGLFLGNNVFMFLSSEKYANRFFRNINGKGGLINFAEFLLFWGAIFFITTTLVLFFKKEVDHSKEDSEVEHKKHDISLETNSIKNNNLTTIAIKENDEEIELGVGETYLMLFKIILLKPMLLLLFVLFTNKLSFAATYSTTFLKLVDAGVKKEDISMLNVFLSPLSFVLPIFVGKFTVGENPLNLLLYAYPFRLFMNFIYGGLLYTTPWFKDESGEFPYYFYGIWLFAMFIHDSLSITMFLSIMAFFAKISDPKIGGTYMTMLNTISNLGGMMSSTFVMFIIDLFTVKNCYVPETRVNLGTCKKSELQKACVGAGNSCEYEIDGYYLTVGLGTIYGIIWIIALWSRIKRFQKIPRTEWLVFKKKN; encoded by the exons atggatattaataaagataatacaTCAAATGATGAcagattaaaaaatgattacgTTGAAGATTGTAAAACAATAACTGTACCAACAAATAATTGGAAAGATTCAATAAAGTCAGGttcaataaatttacatGATAATAACGATCAAATGTCAGATGTTTGTTCAAATCTTCCATCACGACTACCTTCTATTACATTAAAAGACAAAACAACAACTAATTCACAAATATCTTTATCGGATAGTaaatctaataataatagtttatcaaaaaataatatttctatcCATAATAATCATCATGATATGGCAAAAATTGAAGGTAATCATcatataaaatgtaatatcAAAGATCTTGAAATTAATGAGATGTCATTTGATGTTACTTCTGCCAATTCCCATGGTTCCACG CCATTACTTCCTCAGGAAAAGGAGAAAGATTTGTGTCGACAATCATCAATGAGTgaggaatattttttgaaacgAGTTAGGAGAAAAGATGTAAATGATGAaggtttatttttatcttatcatTCATCACTTCGGAAACCTCGTACTACTGAAGGAATTATGGCTTTTGAGTTTTCCTCTGATAACCCATCTGTAGCTGTTAACACACCATTTATAATACCCTTCTATGATTCTGATTCTGGACAG gaaGAATTAAGAGAGGATTCATCATGTTTATCACATTTTTGTACAAATATTCGTGGTGATGAAAGTTCATTGGCATTATTATtggtattatattttttacaaggAATACCACTTGGAATAATAAGTTGTATACCATACATGTTATCTGAAAGAAATGTATCATTTACTGatcaatcatttttttcattttcatcaTATCCATTTAGTGCAAAATTACTTTGGGCACCAATTGTTGATGCAttttatattagaaaaattggAAGAAGAAAGACATGGCTTATTCCagtacaatttttaatatcagtATATCTTTTAgtgttatcattttatatatctgATTTAATACCAGATGATAGTACAAAAAGTATGACTGtaagtattaaaattttaactttactttttttgccattaaattttttggcAGCAACACAAGATATTGCTGTTGATGGATGGGCATTAACAATGTTGTCTAGAAAAAATGTTGGTTATGCATCTACTTGTAATGTTATCGGTCAACATGCAGGTTTATTTTTGggaaataatgtttttatgtTTTTGTCATCAGAAAAATACGCAAATagattttttagaaatattaatggAAAAGGTggattaataaattttgcag aatttcttcttttttggggagcaatattttttattacaacaacattagttttatttttcaagaaAGAAGTTGATCATTCTAAAGAAGATTCAGAAGTTGA aCATAAAAAACATGATATATCACTTGAAACAAATagcattaaaaataacaatttaacAACAATTGctattaaagaaaatgatgAAGAAATTGAACTTGGAGTTGGTGAGAcatatttaatgttattcaAAATTATCCTTCTTAAACCAAtgcttttattattatttgtactttttacaaataaattatcttttgcTGCAACATACAGtacaacatttttaaaacttgtTGATGCTGGtgttaaaaaagaagatatatcaatgttaaatgtatttttatcacCTTTATCATTTGTTTTACCAATATTTGTTGGAAAATTTACAGTTGGGGAGAAtccattaaatttattactttatgCTTATCCATTTAGATTATTtatgaattttatttatggTGGTTTACTTTATACAACACCATGGTTTAAAGATGAATCAGGAGAATTtccatattatttttatggaaTTTGGTTATTTGCAATGTTTATTCATGATTCATTATCAATAACAATGTTTCTTTCAATAATGGCATTTTTTGCTAAAATATCTGATCCTAAAATAGGTGGTACATATATGACAATGCTTAATACAATATCAAATCTTGGTGGAATGATGTCATCAACATTTGTTATGTTTATAATAGATCTTTTTACtgttaaaaattgttatgtACCAGAAACAAGAGTAAATTTAGGAACATGTAAAAAAAGTGAACTACAAAAAGCTTGTGTAGGAGCAGGAAATTCTTGTGAATATGAAATTGATGGTTATTATTTGACAGTTGGACTTGGAACTATCTATGGAATTATATGGATAATAGCTTTATGGAGTCGTATAAAAAGATTTCAAAAAATACCTCGTACTGAATGGTTggtatttaaaaagaaaaattaa
- a CDS encoding Small G protein signaling modulator 3, whose amino-acid sequence MSKYKKGGNVIEELESDDEKIINRIEEPIIIENISINSNYFNLEGDKPLSGIIKTIIPKTFEISENEFNIFGFRKCKNNDESEEEYELRLGASVCNDDISRRKMKWLAHIEFTNENLDKHLMWGDIDMNKLKNGKFEEIIYSEGIPHSLRPFLWTILSGGLKKKKKSIFKYEQVVKQCMTKLNISINTQIEKDVLRTLPNNICFLNENSYGTNSLRNILKSIAFLYPDLGYCQGIGMVVANILLVCPEEYTFWIMVSIIEDILPTNYYSHSLVDLQIDQKIIQHLIKIHIPELYDCLINKNIDLSMVTANWFLTIFASSLRTDFLFRIWDLFLVYGCSIIFRIIISMFKINEEQIICMCRDNDTIINIDIFNYISKIPKNIKKIEDIIEMSMSFDYVISPKIIQELRNDFQNVINENCGIYKKISKEHLLNKQAIVSAQLFKSKSFLQQIFNSSSNNDKFDIKMKNIRQTEIIINLKNAIGRLIKHFECCNENHKFNNKNIVEYELFNYIKEKELFLKKRREGRKRARALLNFNSQEEDELGFLKNDVITIINDKDEHCWIGEINNRRGWFPAKFVEIINEIGKSYCSYGDETINEDVSRIIREHFMTAISTIFENEIRNDMNYHPYQFIEEISNNIIQKNCRIIDSRLALCNTFKLEQDEKILSPEELLFRSVHNINSTYNTISCKQKNDIKFRSLIAFGLNEQCLHLWFGALCDSVIHESIRKKYYKGTSFIRSPGWVQITCELRVLSQMSFNLNVDYELSQNIFKNSLIKNLNKNVKNNVISKISSPMSQEILNNGNTKKLSNTTTHEPLKEGVQDVLIKHQLFSWDL is encoded by the exons atgtctaaatataaaaaag gtGGAAATGTTATAGAAGAATTAGAAAGtgatgatgaaaaaataatcaatAGAATTGAGGAACcaataataattgaaaatatttctattaattctaattattttaatttggaAGGTGATAAACCATTAAGtggtattattaaaacaattataccaaaaacatttgaaatttcagaaaatgaatttaatatatttggttttagaaaatgtaaaaataatgatgaaaGTGAAGAAGAATATGAATTAAGATTAGGAGCATCAGTTTGTAATGATGATATATCAAGAAGAAAAATGAAATGGTTAGCTCATATTGAATTTACTAACGAAAATTTAGATAAACATCTTATGTGGGGTGATATTGatatgaataaattaaaaaatggtaaatttgaagaaataatttatagtGAAGGTATTCCACATTCATTAAGACCATTTCTTTGGACTATTTTAAGTGGTggattaaaaaagaaaaaaaaaagtatatttaaatacgAACAAGTTGTAAAACAATGTAtgacaaaattaaatatttctattaatacACAAATAGAAAAAGATGTTTTAAGAACATTaccaaataatatatgttttttaaatgaaaattctTATGGTACAAATAGTTTAAGAAATATTCTTAAATCAATTGCATTTTTATATCCAGATTTAGGATATTGTCAAGGTATTGGTATGGTTGTtgcaaatattttacttGTATGTCCTGAAGAATATACATTTTGGATAATGGTATCAATTATTGAAGATATTTTACcaacaaattattattcacATTCATTGGTTGATTTACAAATtgatcaaaaaataattcaacaTCTTATTAAAATTCATATACCAGAATTATATgattgtttaataaataaaaatatagattTAAGTATGGTAACTGCTAATTggtttttaacaatttttgcATCATCATTACGAAcagattttttatttagaatatgggatttatttttagtttatgGATGTTCAATAATTTTTCGCATAATAATAAGTATGTTTAAGATAAATGAAGAACAAATTATATGTATGTGTCGTGATAATgatacaattattaatattgatatatttaattatatatctaaaataccaaaaaatattaaaaaaattgaagataTTATTGAAATGTCTATGTCATTTGATTATGTTATATCACCGAAAATTATTCAAGAATTAAGAAATGATTTtcaaaatgttattaatgaaaattgtggtatatataaaaagataagtaaagaacatttattaaataaacaagCTATTGTATCAGCACAATTATTTAAgtcaaaaagttttttacaacaaatatttaatagttctagtaataatgataaatttgatataaaaatgaaaaatataagacaaacagaaattattattaatttaaaaaatgcaATTGGTAGattaattaaacattttgaaTGTTGTAATGAAaatcataaatttaataataaaaatattgttgaatatgaattatttaattatattaaagaaaaagaattatttttaaaaaaaagaagagaAGGAAGAAAAAGAGCTAGAgctttgttaaattttaatagtcAAGAAGAAGATGAATTaggatttttaaaaaatgatgttataacaattattaatgataaagatGAACATTGTTGGATAggtgaaataaataatcgTCGTGGTTGGTTTCCTGCAAAATTTGttgaaattattaatgaaatagGTAAAAGTTATTGTAGTTATGGTGATGAGACAATTAACGAAGATGTTTCCCGAATTATAAGAGAACATTTTATGACTGCTATTAGTActatatttgaaaatgagATAAGAAATGATATGAATTATCATCCATATCAATTTATAGAagaaatttcaaataatattatacaaaaaaattgtcGTATTATAGACAGTCGTTTGGCATTATGTAATACTTTTAAACTTGAACAggatgaaaaaattttatcaccTGAAGAATTATTGTTTCGTTCTGTTCATAATATAAATTCAACATATAATACAATATCatgtaaacaaaaaaatgatattaaatttcGTAGTTTAATTGCATTTGGTTTAAATGAACAATGTTTACATTTATGGTTTGGAGCTTTATGTGATAGTGTTATACATGAAagtataagaaaaaaatattataaaggGACATCATTTATTAGATCACCAGGATGGGTTCAAATAACATGTGAATTAAGAGTTTTATCGCAAATGTCATTTAATCTTAATGTTGATTATGAATTatcacaaaatatttttaaaaattcattaattaaaaatttaaataaaaatgttaaaaataatgttatatcaaaaatatcatCACCTATGTCccaagaaattttaaataatggaAATACAAAAAAGTTATCAAATACAACTACACATGAACCGTTAAAAGAGGGTGTACAAGATGTTCTTATCAAACATCAATTATTTAGTTGGGATCTATGA